One region of Pyramidobacter sp. YE332 genomic DNA includes:
- a CDS encoding YegP family protein, whose protein sequence is MAKFVMKSVASGLKFDLKAGNGEVIATSEVYTTEAACRNGIESVVKNAAEAVVEDQTEKDCAVRKNPKFELYADKAGEFRFRLKARNGQIVAVSEGYKAKAGCLNGIESVRKNAPNASVEKA, encoded by the coding sequence GTGGCAAAGTTTGTGATGAAAAGCGTCGCGTCGGGCCTGAAGTTCGATCTGAAGGCGGGCAACGGCGAGGTGATCGCCACGTCCGAGGTGTACACCACCGAGGCGGCCTGCCGCAACGGCATCGAAAGCGTGGTGAAGAACGCGGCCGAAGCCGTCGTGGAAGATCAGACCGAGAAGGATTGTGCCGTCCGGAAGAACCCGAAGTTCGAGCTTTACGCCGACAAGGCCGGCGAGTTCCGCTTCCGCCTCAAGGCCCGCAACGGCCAGATCGTCGCCGTCTCCGAAGGCTACAAAGCCAAAGCCGGCTGCCTGAACGGCATCGAAAGCGTGCGCAAGAACGCCCCGAACGCCTCCGTCGAAAAGGCGTAA
- a CDS encoding TetR/AcrR family transcriptional regulator, producing the protein MPKLSAENKELITAAVRDKAFACACAMLRDAEWRRFTMKDLAARMGVAKGTVYNYFRDKDAVILFIRDCLARQITDRIRRDMERERDTCRLLRRIVLKSIEGMKEFRFLHFAIGDVVMRQAGPEGAARDDAAMDCVHEVLAAVMERGMKDGSVRPGDPVLMAAALHSSLMGVEIGSRFHGALNTDSQQIRELVADWLLRGICTEEK; encoded by the coding sequence GTGCCGAAACTTTCGGCTGAGAACAAAGAGCTGATCACTGCGGCGGTGCGGGACAAGGCCTTTGCGTGCGCCTGCGCGATGCTGCGCGATGCGGAGTGGCGCCGCTTCACGATGAAGGATCTGGCCGCGCGCATGGGCGTGGCCAAGGGCACCGTCTACAATTATTTTCGCGACAAGGACGCCGTGATCCTCTTCATCCGCGACTGTCTTGCCCGGCAGATCACCGACCGCATCCGGCGCGACATGGAGCGGGAGCGCGACACCTGCCGGCTGCTGCGCCGCATCGTGCTGAAATCGATCGAGGGCATGAAGGAGTTCCGCTTTCTTCACTTCGCCATCGGCGACGTGGTGATGAGGCAGGCCGGTCCGGAAGGGGCGGCCCGGGACGACGCGGCCATGGACTGTGTGCACGAGGTTCTTGCCGCCGTCATGGAACGGGGCATGAAGGACGGTTCGGTACGTCCCGGCGATCCCGTCCTGATGGCGGCCGCGCTCCATTCGTCGCTGATGGGCGTGGAAATCGGCAGCCGCTTTCACGGCGCGCTGAACACGGATTCGCAGCAGATCCGCGAGCTGGTCGCGGACTGGCTTCTGCGCGGCATTTGTACGGAGGAAAAATGA
- a CDS encoding efflux RND transporter permease subunit, translated as MTVTVLTLALVYFGLFSYARMGVQQTPDVDLPVVMVTTTMTGATAAVMDNDVTDVLEEQINTISGIESLSSSSYMGAAVTVVEFDLARDIDAAAADVRDKVNAAQADLPDEANQPIIAKYDIGDSPLVMFSITGDAPYRDKVYFADKVAKVQFQSVNGVGNVSMPGLRDREIRVWIDPVRLRSRGLVVSDLSSAIASKHVELPAGSLSIDRFKMDLRIEGEYSSVEELKSLPVTTRNGVVIRLGDVADVEDGFEEEDSEAFVNEQSTIVMGVMKQRGANEVEVCDAIVAKFGEMQGMVPEGITMQQIYNKSDFIRRSMNGVGGDIIQAVILCSLLMLFFLQTFRATFVTVISMPVCLIGSFCVLSYLGITVNNMSMMAISLAVGMVVDATTVVLENIYTHMHKGLLPFDAALKGTNEVGFSVLGGALTTIGVFAPIATMGGIIGRFFYAFGITVVVTISLSLILSLTLTPFACSRILRITPPGRAAQFCDALLRSLERGYRRVLTAAVHHKAVTLATALGIFAFGVFVAGKVGSTFSTNDDQGIFIINCELPSGTEIEETGRVMQSIADVARRHPGVMRTIISAGSGSGGESNKGSIYVQLIARKLREAQDVVMNDVRNSVAGFRDVTMNFTTFGGKDVEMVMSGAPTETLAALAQKLMAEMKTMSKLRDVETDVRLDKPQLNISIDRNMTDAMNVDVRSLSTEIQAYFGGVKAGVFKEGGYRYDIRLMARRGQRSSLEDLQIVSFKNGAGEIVQAPGLITVNRVMAPSVIKRYGRQTALTISANVTSDYSMGEAMVYIQELGKKYIPEGSGITLQPSGRTKNMQKEFARLFTALLIAISLMYVIMAVQFESFLHPFTVMFSLPLMTPGTFCLMYAMNVKLDVMAYMGIILLVGIVVNNGIILVDFINQNRLSGMDKVSAVIDAGPRRLRAILITSLSTLIGAIPAALKLSEGSESRQPMSVAIFGGLFTSTLLTLLVVPVVYLVLDNVKERLGRKLFQKALP; from the coding sequence GTGACGGTCACCGTTCTGACGCTGGCGCTGGTGTATTTCGGGCTGTTTTCCTACGCCCGCATGGGCGTGCAGCAGACCCCCGACGTCGATCTGCCCGTCGTCATGGTGACGACGACGATGACCGGCGCTACCGCCGCCGTTATGGACAACGACGTCACCGACGTGCTGGAAGAGCAGATCAACACCATCTCCGGCATCGAGAGCCTGAGCTCGTCCAGTTACATGGGCGCCGCCGTCACGGTCGTGGAGTTCGACCTGGCCCGCGACATCGACGCCGCCGCGGCCGACGTGCGCGACAAAGTCAACGCCGCCCAGGCCGATCTGCCCGACGAGGCCAATCAGCCCATCATCGCCAAGTACGACATCGGCGATTCGCCGCTGGTGATGTTTTCCATCACCGGCGACGCGCCCTACAGGGACAAAGTCTATTTCGCCGACAAGGTGGCCAAGGTGCAGTTCCAGTCGGTCAACGGCGTCGGCAACGTCAGCATGCCCGGCCTGCGCGACCGCGAGATCCGCGTCTGGATCGACCCGGTGCGCCTGCGCTCGCGCGGTCTGGTCGTCAGCGACCTGTCCAGCGCCATCGCCAGCAAGCACGTCGAACTTCCCGCCGGCAGCCTCAGCATCGACCGCTTCAAGATGGACCTGCGCATCGAGGGCGAATACTCCTCGGTGGAAGAGCTCAAGAGCCTGCCCGTCACGACGCGCAACGGCGTGGTGATCCGCCTCGGCGACGTGGCCGACGTGGAGGACGGCTTCGAAGAGGAGGACAGCGAAGCTTTCGTCAACGAGCAGTCCACCATCGTCATGGGCGTCATGAAACAGCGCGGCGCCAACGAGGTGGAAGTGTGCGACGCCATCGTCGCCAAGTTCGGCGAGATGCAGGGCATGGTGCCCGAGGGCATCACGATGCAGCAGATCTACAACAAGTCCGACTTCATCCGCCGTTCCATGAACGGCGTCGGCGGCGACATCATCCAGGCTGTGATCCTTTGCTCGCTGCTGATGCTGTTTTTCCTGCAGACGTTCCGCGCCACGTTCGTGACGGTCATCTCCATGCCCGTCTGCCTGATCGGCAGCTTCTGCGTGCTGTCGTATCTGGGCATCACCGTCAACAACATGTCGATGATGGCCATCTCGCTGGCCGTCGGCATGGTCGTCGACGCCACCACCGTCGTGCTGGAGAACATCTACACGCACATGCACAAGGGGCTGCTGCCCTTCGACGCGGCCCTCAAGGGCACGAACGAGGTCGGCTTTTCCGTGCTCGGCGGCGCCCTCACCACCATCGGCGTGTTCGCCCCCATCGCCACGATGGGCGGCATCATCGGCCGCTTTTTCTACGCCTTCGGCATCACCGTCGTCGTCACCATCTCGCTGTCGCTGATCCTCTCGCTGACGCTGACGCCCTTTGCCTGCTCGCGCATTTTGCGCATCACGCCGCCCGGCCGCGCCGCGCAGTTCTGCGACGCGCTGCTGCGCTCTCTGGAACGCGGCTACCGGCGCGTGCTCACCGCGGCCGTGCATCACAAGGCCGTGACGCTGGCGACCGCGCTGGGCATCTTCGCCTTCGGCGTCTTCGTGGCCGGCAAAGTCGGCTCCACCTTTTCGACCAACGACGACCAGGGCATCTTCATCATCAACTGCGAGCTGCCCTCCGGCACCGAGATCGAGGAGACCGGCCGCGTCATGCAGAGCATCGCCGACGTGGCGCGCCGCCATCCCGGCGTCATGCGCACGATCATCTCCGCCGGCTCCGGCAGCGGCGGCGAGTCGAACAAGGGCAGCATCTACGTGCAGCTGATCGCGCGCAAGTTGCGCGAGGCCCAGGACGTCGTCATGAACGATGTGCGCAACTCCGTGGCCGGCTTCCGCGACGTGACCATGAACTTCACCACCTTCGGCGGCAAGGACGTGGAAATGGTCATGTCCGGCGCCCCCACGGAAACTTTGGCGGCGCTCGCCCAGAAACTTATGGCCGAGATGAAGACCATGAGCAAACTGCGCGACGTCGAGACCGACGTGCGCCTCGACAAGCCCCAGCTCAACATCTCCATCGACCGCAACATGACCGACGCCATGAACGTCGACGTGCGTTCGCTGTCCACGGAGATCCAGGCCTACTTCGGCGGCGTCAAGGCCGGCGTGTTCAAAGAAGGCGGCTACCGCTACGACATCCGCCTCATGGCCCGCCGCGGCCAGCGCTCCAGCCTCGAAGACCTGCAGATCGTCTCGTTCAAGAACGGCGCCGGCGAGATCGTGCAGGCCCCCGGCCTGATCACCGTCAACCGGGTCATGGCCCCCAGCGTCATCAAGCGCTACGGCCGCCAGACCGCGTTGACCATCTCCGCCAACGTCACCAGCGATTACTCCATGGGCGAAGCCATGGTCTACATTCAGGAGCTCGGCAAAAAGTACATTCCCGAGGGGTCCGGCATCACCCTCCAGCCCTCCGGGCGCACCAAGAACATGCAGAAAGAGTTCGCCCGCCTGTTCACGGCGCTGCTCATCGCCATCTCGCTGATGTATGTGATCATGGCCGTGCAGTTCGAATCGTTCCTGCATCCCTTCACGGTCATGTTCTCGCTGCCGCTGATGACCCCCGGCACCTTCTGCCTGATGTACGCGATGAACGTCAAGCTCGACGTGATGGCCTACATGGGCATCATCCTGCTCGTCGGCATCGTCGTCAACAACGGCATCATCCTCGTCGACTTCATCAACCAGAACCGCCTGAGCGGCATGGACAAAGTCAGCGCCGTCATCGACGCCGGCCCGCGCCGCCTGCGCGCCATCCTGATCACCTCGCTGTCCACGCTGATCGGCGCCATTCCCGCGGCGCTGAAGCTGAGCGAGGGCTCCGAATCGCGCCAGCCCATGTCGGTGGCGATCTTCGGCGGGCTGTTCACCTCCACGCTGCTGACGCTGCTGGTCGTGCCCGTCGTCTATCTGGTGCTGGACAACGTCAAAGAGCGCCTGGGACGCAAACTTTTCCAGAAGGCGCTGCCTTAG
- a CDS encoding TolC family protein, producing the protein MKRIQAAALALSFSLLGCPAPGAPAASSLEALRNAARPAAGDSEAVILTMGRALSIALDRNFTVLTAEQNVESAKGQSRAAGAALNPQLNLQGQGNAYDGIPGYPDNELLSRVTVSQSLYSGGKNQARARQGKLGVKQAEQDLRSARESVALTVWNAYCEVLYRREVLRNTENALDYYGNAEKELNERVVYGLSTNLDLTRVRQQKENARASNIAAGNNLEAARIELCRLLRMRPETDLALSGSLEDNLPKLEDARKIPDDVEAAIREVLERRGDYQSLRYAAASRKNEIAVAKSGLLPTLSLSSGYRFGYASSGLGGVSDKNQWTASLTLDVPVYDGGGASGNVRAAKAGLKAAEHALGEKEDSIKAELADGWLSLQNALETLSAGRANVQLAKESLAYAESGYREGVNTQIDVLQARSELTDALQLLAQYLRDSREAQANLWKAQGVLIERALLQENLRDRAAAPAKSAGLRADSRKKTK; encoded by the coding sequence ATGAAAAGAATTCAGGCGGCCGCGCTGGCGCTCTCGTTTTCGCTGCTGGGGTGCCCCGCGCCGGGCGCGCCGGCGGCCAGTTCACTTGAGGCGCTGCGGAACGCCGCGCGTCCCGCGGCCGGCGACTCCGAAGCGGTCATCCTCACCATGGGGCGAGCGCTGAGCATCGCGCTGGACCGCAACTTTACCGTGCTGACGGCCGAGCAGAACGTGGAGAGCGCCAAAGGACAGAGCAGGGCGGCCGGCGCCGCGCTCAACCCGCAGCTGAACCTTCAGGGGCAGGGGAACGCCTACGACGGCATTCCGGGCTATCCCGACAACGAACTGCTTTCGCGCGTCACCGTCAGCCAGAGCCTGTATTCCGGCGGCAAAAATCAGGCGCGGGCCCGCCAGGGCAAACTCGGCGTCAAACAGGCCGAGCAGGACCTGCGCAGCGCCCGCGAGAGCGTGGCGCTGACCGTCTGGAACGCCTACTGCGAAGTGCTGTACCGCCGCGAAGTGCTGCGCAACACCGAGAACGCGCTCGACTACTACGGCAACGCCGAAAAAGAGCTGAACGAGCGCGTCGTCTACGGCCTCTCCACCAACCTCGACCTCACCCGCGTGCGCCAGCAGAAGGAAAACGCCCGGGCAAGCAACATCGCCGCCGGGAACAACCTCGAAGCGGCGCGCATCGAACTGTGCCGCCTGCTGCGCATGCGCCCCGAGACGGACCTCGCCCTCTCCGGTTCGCTCGAGGATAACCTGCCCAAACTGGAAGACGCCCGCAAGATCCCCGACGACGTCGAGGCGGCCATTCGCGAAGTGCTCGAACGCCGCGGCGATTATCAGTCGCTGCGCTACGCCGCCGCCTCGCGGAAAAACGAGATCGCCGTGGCGAAAAGCGGCCTGCTGCCCACGCTCAGCCTCAGCAGCGGCTACCGCTTCGGCTACGCGTCGAGCGGCCTCGGCGGCGTCTCCGACAAAAACCAGTGGACCGCCTCGCTCACCCTCGACGTGCCCGTCTACGACGGCGGCGGCGCCAGCGGCAATGTCCGCGCCGCCAAAGCCGGACTGAAAGCCGCCGAACACGCCCTGGGCGAAAAAGAGGACAGCATCAAGGCCGAACTTGCCGACGGATGGCTCAGCCTCCAGAACGCGCTGGAGACCCTCAGCGCCGGCCGCGCCAACGTGCAGCTGGCGAAAGAGAGCCTTGCCTACGCCGAATCGGGCTACCGCGAGGGCGTCAACACGCAGATCGACGTGCTGCAGGCCCGCAGCGAGCTGACCGACGCGCTCCAGCTGCTGGCGCAGTATCTCCGCGACAGCCGCGAGGCGCAGGCCAACCTGTGGAAAGCGCAGGGCGTCCTCATCGAGCGCGCCCTGCTTCAGGAAAATCTTCGCGACCGCGCCGCCGCTCCGGCGAAAAGCGCCGGCCTCCGCGCCGATTCCCGAAAGAAGACAAAGTGA
- a CDS encoding efflux RND transporter periplasmic adaptor subunit: protein MKFAKLKVYLLPALLAAALSPLCGPAAAAWFGSRAEARAKQPVAPLPRVEVAVVKRLSSVQQGITTTSTLQALEEVILNPKVTGRIDNLVVAKGDLVEAGDTLVVLDSRNQEAEYNSMQAQVAVSKAELSQSAVTLADAKRELDRYGRLRKSGYATQQEYDARSTTYQAAVAANAKAAAQVKQAQANLDAQAVLLSEYQLKAPIKGVILDDYDLTLGALVKDATNVLRIGRVDRLKARVDIPERDMGRLRLGMDAVLTFESLSGQTFYGTVTLIDPYINTSTRTIGAEITVDNQATGFKLRPGMFARVLLVETSEENPLVIPSEALRADGSVMVIRDGRAAIQKVVTGAATGGMVTVSGGLQIGEDVVVSGGNNVAEGTEVEFVITAE from the coding sequence ATGAAATTTGCGAAACTCAAAGTCTATCTTCTGCCCGCGCTGCTTGCCGCCGCCCTCTCGCCCCTGTGCGGCCCCGCGGCCGCCGCGTGGTTCGGTTCCCGCGCCGAAGCCCGCGCCAAACAGCCCGTCGCGCCGCTGCCGCGCGTCGAGGTGGCCGTCGTCAAACGCCTCAGCAGCGTGCAGCAGGGCATCACCACCACCTCCACGCTGCAGGCCCTCGAAGAAGTGATCCTCAACCCCAAAGTCACCGGCCGCATCGACAACCTCGTCGTCGCCAAAGGCGACCTCGTCGAGGCCGGCGACACGCTCGTCGTGCTCGACAGCCGCAACCAGGAAGCCGAGTACAACTCCATGCAGGCCCAGGTCGCCGTCAGCAAAGCCGAACTCTCCCAGTCCGCCGTCACGCTCGCCGACGCCAAGCGCGAGCTTGACCGCTACGGCCGCCTGCGCAAGTCGGGCTACGCCACCCAGCAGGAGTACGACGCGCGCAGCACCACCTATCAGGCCGCCGTGGCCGCCAACGCCAAAGCCGCCGCGCAGGTCAAGCAGGCCCAGGCCAATCTGGACGCCCAGGCCGTGCTGCTCAGCGAGTACCAGCTCAAAGCGCCGATCAAGGGCGTCATCCTCGACGATTACGACCTTACCCTCGGCGCCCTCGTCAAAGACGCCACCAACGTGCTGCGCATCGGCCGCGTCGACCGCCTCAAGGCCCGCGTCGACATCCCCGAGCGCGACATGGGCCGCCTGCGCCTCGGCATGGACGCCGTGCTCACCTTCGAGAGCCTGAGCGGGCAGACCTTTTACGGCACCGTGACGCTGATCGACCCCTACATCAACACCTCCACCCGCACCATCGGCGCCGAGATCACCGTCGACAACCAGGCCACCGGCTTCAAGCTGCGCCCCGGCATGTTCGCCCGCGTGCTGCTGGTCGAGACCAGCGAGGAGAATCCCCTCGTCATCCCCAGCGAAGCGCTGCGCGCCGACGGTTCCGTCATGGTCATCCGCGACGGCAGGGCCGCGATCCAGAAAGTCGTCACCGGCGCCGCCACCGGCGGCATGGTCACCGTCTCCGGCGGCCTGCAGATCGGCGAAGACGTCGTCGTCTCCGGCGGCAACAACGTTGCCGAAGGCACCGAAGTCGAGTTCGTCATCACCGCCGAGTAG
- a CDS encoding IS5 family transposase (programmed frameshift) codes for MEERRYELTSSEWNRIKRMLPPEHPKSGQRGRPAKYDNRRIINGILWLARSGAPWRDLPERYGKWQAVYARFRLWKQRGIFEAIFAALSADADMENLSIDSTSCKVHQSANGRGKTPEGGKKGQAIGMSRGGKNTKIHAIVDGLGNPLALLLSPGNDHDSRHAVSLLGQAEIRGSNVIGDKAYGSQAIREYITSREGSYTIPPKSDNPEPWFIDEHVYKERHLVECFFQKIKWFRRIFTRYDKLDASFFAFVLVAASVILLK; via the exons ATGGAAGAGAGAAGATATGAACTGACCTCCAGCGAGTGGAATCGAATCAAGAGAATGCTGCCGCCCGAACACCCGAAATCAGGTCAACGTGGACGCCCGGCAAAATACGATAACCGCAGGATCATCAATGGGATTCTGTGGCTTGCCAGAAGTGGAGCGCCATGGAGAGATCTTCCGGAGCGTTACGGCAAATGGCAGGCAGTTTACGCACGTTTCAGGCTGTGGAAACAGCGGGGAATATTCGAGGCGATCTTTGCCGCCCTAAGCGCTGATGCCGACATGGAAAATCTCTCTATCGACTCCACGTCCTGCAAAGTACATCAAAGTGCCAACGGGAGAGGGAAAACCCCGGAAGGGGGAAAAAAGGGG CAAGCGATTGGCATGTCCAGAGGCGGCAAGAATACGAAAATTCATGCGATAGTAGATGGTTTAGGCAATCCGCTGGCGCTCCTGCTCAGTCCCGGCAATGACCACGATTCCCGCCATGCCGTGTCCTTGCTCGGGCAAGCGGAAATCAGAGGGAGCAACGTCATCGGCGATAAGGCTTACGGTTCGCAAGCCATCAGAGAGTACATTACTTCTCGGGAGGGAAGTTACACTATCCCGCCGAAGAGCGATAATCCCGAACCGTGGTTTATAGATGAGCATGTTTACAAGGAACGACACTTGGTTGAATGTTTCTTTCAGAAAATCAAATGGTTCCGTAGAATTTTCACCCGCTATGACAAACTTGACGCTTCGTTTTTCGCTTTTGTTCTTGTCGCTGCCAGTGTTATTTTATTGAAATAA
- a CDS encoding type II toxin-antitoxin system YafQ family toxin, producing the protein MLHVEFTAQFRKDRKRMEKRGADMGKLREAVLILAAEEELPPRSRDHGLTGEWKGCRDLHIEPDWILIYEIRGDVLGLVRTGSHADLFDR; encoded by the coding sequence ATGCTGCACGTCGAATTCACCGCCCAGTTCCGCAAAGACCGAAAGCGCATGGAAAAGCGCGGCGCCGACATGGGCAAGCTGCGAGAAGCCGTCCTCATCCTCGCGGCGGAGGAGGAACTTCCCCCGCGCTCTCGGGATCACGGACTGACCGGCGAGTGGAAAGGATGCCGCGATCTTCACATTGAACCGGACTGGATTCTGATCTACGAAATCCGCGGCGACGTCCTCGGCCTCGTCCGAACGGGTTCGCACGCCGATCTTTTCGACAGATAG
- a CDS encoding type II toxin-antitoxin system RelB/DinJ family antitoxin produces MATATKDSSIQIKVDPKLKADAAGIAEELGMNLSTLINVYLKRVVAERGIPFPLAAPLTPNARTRQAIRDLRAGKTKRFDTAEEALRDLGI; encoded by the coding sequence ATGGCTACAGCCACCAAAGACAGCTCGATTCAGATCAAAGTCGATCCCAAACTGAAGGCCGACGCGGCCGGTATCGCCGAAGAGCTGGGCATGAATCTGTCCACTCTCATCAACGTCTACCTCAAGCGCGTCGTCGCCGAACGCGGGATCCCGTTCCCCCTCGCCGCGCCCCTGACGCCCAACGCCCGCACGCGGCAGGCGATCCGCGACCTCCGCGCCGGCAAGACGAAACGGTTCGACACCGCGGAAGAAGCGCTCCGGGACCTGGGCATCTGA
- a CDS encoding helix-turn-helix domain-containing protein, with protein MAKVRQTTCEERLEIVNYYLDNGADCLKVIRKYGVSYGQIYSWINKYRQYGAAGLQDRRGTGRSLGEADELGETEKLRVENRLLRASIKNLKEERHVLKKHLSYLERRIAGSEEHSA; from the coding sequence ATGGCCAAGGTACGGCAGACCACGTGTGAAGAGCGGCTGGAGATCGTCAACTACTACCTCGACAACGGCGCCGACTGCCTCAAAGTGATCCGCAAGTACGGCGTCAGCTACGGCCAGATTTATTCCTGGATCAACAAATACCGCCAGTACGGCGCGGCCGGCCTGCAGGATCGGCGCGGCACCGGACGCAGCCTCGGCGAAGCCGACGAGCTGGGCGAGACGGAAAAGCTGCGGGTCGAGAACCGCCTGCTCCGGGCCAGCATCAAAAACCTCAAGGAAGAGCGCCACGTCCTCAAGAAACACCTCTCTTACCTCGAGCGGCGCATCGCCGGAAGCGAAGAACACTCCGCATGA
- a CDS encoding S-layer homology domain-containing protein: MSMKKMLAVVAAASLVAVAAPAFAANPFSDVPMNHWAYDAVEQLSAKGILEGYPNGTFKGNRAMTRYEIATMVARMMAAGGLSGEDLEKLKALVVEFQPELEALGVKVDGFDSRLSALEKGLGGWKITGQMRFDYNAWDNDGAATGAGADGFTMNRARLFLHRDLSDGVSFDARWHRGNFDRWWVTAKDFMGLEGLTMRGGQFYLDWEDEDGLYDDNDAFNMDANYRGFDLKYNRGMFTVEGFAASNQGGNIYADNASDEYYGARLKFDFSEKFWLSLNGLWYNVGDTNYKTYWAGLGFSFMDGLELKGAYYMEDIDGAAIDDPKAFKVILDVDQDVLKFTSLWVEYAKLDQGFYIDRSPWSFSDVLWPGDISAGVTLPDDVDVLFVKAKQKWNDKWSTIERYVKYDIDTFWDAKEWSVAIGYQYSPNLYFELAYADMDGSFFDPNYDNNQIRFRTLLNF, from the coding sequence ATGAGTATGAAGAAAATGCTCGCCGTAGTAGCCGCCGCGTCGCTGGTGGCCGTAGCCGCGCCCGCGTTCGCCGCGAACCCGTTCAGCGACGTGCCGATGAACCACTGGGCGTACGACGCCGTGGAGCAGCTGAGCGCGAAGGGCATCCTGGAAGGTTATCCGAACGGGACGTTCAAGGGCAACCGCGCCATGACGCGCTACGAGATCGCCACGATGGTGGCGCGCATGATGGCCGCGGGCGGCCTGAGCGGCGAAGACCTGGAGAAGCTGAAGGCGCTGGTGGTGGAGTTCCAGCCCGAGCTGGAAGCCTTGGGCGTGAAAGTGGACGGTTTCGACAGCCGCCTGAGCGCGCTTGAGAAGGGCCTCGGCGGATGGAAGATCACCGGCCAGATGCGCTTCGACTACAACGCGTGGGACAACGACGGTGCTGCGACCGGCGCCGGCGCCGACGGCTTCACGATGAACCGTGCCCGTCTGTTCCTGCACCGCGACCTGAGCGACGGCGTCAGCTTCGACGCTCGTTGGCACAGGGGTAACTTCGACCGCTGGTGGGTCACCGCCAAGGACTTCATGGGCCTGGAAGGCTTGACGATGCGCGGCGGTCAGTTCTACCTTGACTGGGAAGACGAAGACGGACTGTACGACGACAACGACGCGTTCAACATGGACGCCAACTATCGCGGCTTCGACCTGAAGTACAACCGCGGCATGTTCACCGTCGAGGGCTTCGCGGCCTCCAACCAGGGCGGCAACATCTACGCTGACAACGCCAGCGACGAGTACTACGGCGCCCGCCTGAAGTTCGACTTCAGCGAGAAGTTCTGGCTGAGCCTGAACGGCCTGTGGTACAACGTGGGCGACACGAACTACAAGACCTACTGGGCCGGCCTCGGCTTCAGCTTCATGGACGGCCTCGAGCTGAAGGGCGCCTACTACATGGAAGACATCGACGGCGCGGCCATCGACGATCCCAAGGCCTTCAAGGTCATCCTCGACGTCGACCAGGACGTGCTGAAGTTCACCAGCCTGTGGGTCGAGTACGCCAAGCTCGACCAGGGCTTCTACATCGACAGAAGCCCCTGGTCCTTCAGCGATGTCCTGTGGCCGGGCGACATCTCTGCGGGCGTCACCCTGCCGGACGACGTGGACGTCCTCTTTGTCAAGGCGAAGCAGAAGTGGAACGACAAGTGGAGCACGATCGAGCGCTATGTCAAGTACGACATTGACACTTTCTGGGATGCCAAGGAGTGGTCTGTGGCCATTGGTTACCAGTACAGCCCCAACCTCTACTTCGAGCTGGCCTACGCCGATATGGACGGCAGCTTCTTCGATCCCAACTACGACAACAACCAGATCCGCTTCCGCACGCTGCTGAACTTCTAA
- a CDS encoding TetR family transcriptional regulator yields MDFTKKEIQSAFWQLLEERPFGKITVKAVVARCGVNRNTFYYHFQDLRDLLRTSVLGWLDELFADGAGAAAVVAALSRRRAAVMHVYRSLPRETFIEELGVWVRYAVARCVGAGEGGLFAEKENRELLLSVCRFALAGFLLDWLEGDMSSDLGKSLSRCAELLKNFSLPPSLPPS; encoded by the coding sequence ATGGATTTTACGAAGAAAGAAATACAGAGCGCGTTCTGGCAGCTTCTGGAAGAGCGCCCGTTCGGCAAGATCACGGTGAAAGCGGTCGTCGCGCGCTGCGGCGTGAACCGCAACACGTTTTACTATCACTTTCAGGATCTTCGCGATCTGCTCCGCACGTCCGTGCTCGGCTGGCTCGACGAGCTGTTCGCCGACGGAGCGGGCGCGGCGGCGGTCGTCGCCGCGCTGTCGCGGCGCCGGGCGGCCGTCATGCACGTCTACAGGTCGCTGCCGCGCGAGACGTTCATCGAGGAATTGGGCGTCTGGGTGCGCTACGCCGTGGCCCGCTGCGTCGGCGCCGGGGAAGGCGGGCTTTTCGCGGAGAAGGAGAACCGGGAACTGCTGCTTTCCGTGTGCCGCTTCGCGCTGGCGGGGTTCCTGCTGGATTGGCTGGAAGGGGACATGAGCTCCGATTTGGGGAAAAGTCTGTCGCGCTGTGCGGAACTGCTGAAAAATTTCTCCCTCCCTCCCTCCCTCCCTCCCTCCTGA